DNA from Phocoena phocoena chromosome 1, mPhoPho1.1, whole genome shotgun sequence:
CCACCCCAGCCAACCTCTCGACCCTGCCAGCTGAAAGCAGCTCTTTCCAGCCCCTGGcgactctcccttctcctcccaaaGCCGAGTCACTCAGCCCCGGGCCACCCGGTTTCAGCAGCCAGTCTCCTCCCCACTGGTTCTAAACTCAGAAAACAAAGCAAGAGCTTCCACACTTCCAGGCAGGGCTCCCGGCCTCCCGACCAAAGGTTTCTGCCCAGAAGCCCAGCATGTTCTCTGCTTCGGTCCCACGATGCCAAACAGCTGGCTCTCCTGGTGTGACTCGGTCCAAAGGCCTTTTGCTCCTAGAACCCGGGCTCCGGGCGTGGCCCGCAGACCCTGAAAGCCCAAAGGCATCACCTGTGGGGCCGGAGGACTTGGGCCCCTGCGGCGAGGGACCACCGCCCCACGCACTCTCCAGGGGCAATGGTTATCCAAGCTCAGAATCCACTTCCACCCAAAACAAATTCATCTTGAGTATCGGGATTATGGGATGGCCTCATCCCCAGAGAAAACCCAGCATTGCTGTGCCAGACGGAAGGGAAAGGGACCCCAAACTCTGGCCAGAACCTGTGTACGTGTCGGGGGACAGGGACCAGGAGCAATTCACTAACGCTTAGGGTGGCTCTCAGCGGGCCGAGTGGCCCCAGGAAAGTCACATTCTCAGGAATACAGGGTGTTAGCATGGTGTAGCAGATAAGGCCACGGGCTCAGGAGTCGAATGACGTGGGCTCAAATCTGAGATGCGTGACTTTGTGTCagctatttaacctctctgagctgcaggAAATGGAAAACGAGAATCTTAAAAGCACCTTGAGAAGAAGACATACTGCGCAGGGTTACGAAGGTGTTAAACATATCAAACAAGGTGACGCGCACAGAGCGTGTGGCAGAGCGTCAGACGCTGTGAGCACTCAGTGTCCATGCTCAGTATACGGCCACACCGGCTTTCTCCTTTTCAGGGAGCCTGGAGGTCTCTCTGGAGTAGCAGACTTTGTCTCTGAAGCAAGCTGCCGGCCTGGCCCCGCGCGCCTGGGATGGGCAGAAGCGGCCAGAGGAGAGCTCGGAGACAGGCCACAGGCCGGACGCGTCTTCCTGcaaggagggcagggggaggaacGAGGGCAGAAGAGAGGCAAGAGActgcctcctctccccacccacggCGCCCCAGCCCGGCTAAAACCCCAAACAGGCCCCAGTCACACACTGGAACCCCAGACCCAGAGCTGGCTGTGGTACCAGCCTCACTTGTCCACGGCAATCTGACGggccaggtggggctgggggtctggAGCCACGTACATGGCCTGTGACCTCCTGCTCCTGTGTGGAGCTCTTGAGGTCCCCAAACCTCTGGCTCAATGGAGCCCAGCCCACTGGGGGCCAGGACCCCCTAAGTGGCAGGCGCGTTCTGAAAACGTCCACCCCTCTCCGAGGGTGCGGTCTGGGTGGAGAGAAGGGTTCCTCCCTCGCGCCCCTCACCCAAGCTGCTTCCAGCCTGTTCTTCACCCGGTGAGCTCACCGTCTACCGAAAAGACAGCATCCTTCTGGAAGGAACTCCCTCAGCTACTTGAACAAAGTAGAGAAAACTTTAATACATCATTATTACCTGGAAGGTAGACAGTctgctccagggaggggagggagagagctgtCCCTTCACTATCCTGCAGCATAAATACACCTGCTCCAGAGGAAGTCACGTCTGGAGCTGTCCCAGGCGACCTGCTTACAGCAACGCTCTCGGACAGAGGTGAGCTTCTGACGCGCGGATGTGTAGAAACGGGAGAGCTCTGTGGAGGACTGTCTCCCAACACACAGCAGACCCTCCCTCTGGCTCACACCACCTCCACGGCCGGGAACTTGATCCCCTGAGAAAGCCTCGTTCTCCCGCTTCTCGAGTTTCCTACCCTCCCAGTGGGACCAGCAGCCCACCTGGTGCCAACGCTGAGTCCCTCGTGCTCCTGCGCCTTGTCGCTGGCATCCCCTCTCCCTCCGACCCCCCTCACCCAGCAGAGTCCTCCCAATCTTCAGGCTCCAGCTTGACTGCCCTTCCCCCAGGACCCTTTTGCAAGCACACACCAGCCGCCAGGGCTCTCTCCCCTCCGGATGCCTCTAGCATCTGGTGCGTTCTCCGTCACGTGCtggcattttatgattttgaccCGACAGCTATTTCTCCTCTTATTCTTTCTCTCCAAGTACTTTTGAAGACCCCGAGGGGAGGAACCACATGGATACTTTTAGTATTCTCTCCACCCCAGTCCTTACACTAAGGCAACTCTGAGCACAGGGGAAGGGGCTTACAGTTGCTTGGGGATTACCAATCCCTCTTGTCACTTTCTCGGTTCAGCACAACCTTTGTacccttaatatcatcaaatggCCCTGTCCCAAACGCTAGCGTCTGAAAGCAGTCCTTCCCCAAGAAAAAAGACAAGTTCTACTTGTCCAAGAGCAGAAGAACAAGGAAAGCTCATTGTGGGGTGACGGACGGACGGGGTGGGCAAGAGGCATCAGAGTCACTGCTGGACCCGCCACCTCACATCCCTCCACGTGCTTTCTGAGGGAGGATCTTCCTTCCTTTACTTTGTTCGGTTGGGGGAATCTCATAGCAAAACGGGCCCCGGGTCACAGCTCTTTCAGTTCACACAGGGAGCTGCTTTCCCCAAAGCAACACCTGGAGGACCTGGGTTGCAGGGTTCCAGCGCAGCCTCACACTGGGCCCAGCATACCGACTTTCACCAAACGTGCCCAGGGGTGTTGGGTCAGCATCTCAGACTCTCGTCCCCTTCAGGCCAGGTCCCTCTCGAGGACCCCACTCCTTTCCTCTGTTGGTCTTGACGTCATTCCTTCATGTCACTGACCGTTCAGCTCTGCAGACGTCTTGAAGACTCACTACGCTCTTTTCTTCCAAGATGGATAGGGATATTTTCCGGGGGTGTGGGGGGCACGGGGGCAGCTTCCTTCTTTAGCCAAAGGCCAAGTCCTAGGCCTTGCTCAGACCCAACTGTCTGCTCCACCCTGTTATCTGCTGCAGTTACAGAAAACAGAAGGTGAGAAGTCCGAGAATGCTTGCTGGCCACGTGAGCAGTGCCCTCCAAAATGGAAGGCTGCTCCAGGAGAGGGACTGTTGGGATGAAGTGAGCCGGGAAACCACAGCCTAGAGTCTGGCCCTGACTCAGCTTTGCAAACTCGGCAACTTGGTATGATCACCGTTCCTGGTGACTGCTTTGATTCAAGGGAACCAACCTCACAAGAGGTGAATGCATAAACCAATATAAACGCCGAGTGGACAGGAATAGTTATGAGCATTCTCTCTTAAAGGAATATCCATTCAGAAACCGAATAACAAACAGAAGACTGCATAATGACTATGGAACAGGAGCTAAGGGATATTTCCTCTGGGTCCTGGTGAGACCAGAACCTCATGAGAACGCAAATCTCTAGTTACTGAAATACTTATGCCCGCTAGGACCCTTGCTGCCTGGTGACTCTTTCCAGGTCCCTGGTTGCCCGTCTCCCACAGGTCCCTGGTTGCCCGTCTCCCACATTCTCTTCAGGCTGTCAGTTAATTAGATTGATGCGTTCTTAATCACAGTCACATTCCAAATAAGCCCTCTCGGACTTAGGCATCCAAATCACAGGACTGGTTTGAACTGTTCTTTTCAGTATGAGACACATTTTACGGACAGTCTTCATTTGGTTCTACGGAGGGTTCAGTTTATTTGCTCAccttatttccaagattttggaggGAACGTCACTCTTCCTTGCAGTTTCCTATTATTTATCGCACTCACTTtcccaggaaaaaaatacatacaagtTTTAAAGTCAACCTCAAGAGTGCAGGGTGAGGAAGAGGTCCCGTAGCAGCTGTCACATGACAGGTTTTGCCGGCTGCAAGCTCAAAGGGCCCGGGGTCCCCAGCCTTTTGCTACCTCTTCTCTGAGCTAAACACCCCTCACTCTCCCGGTGATCATTTGGAGTGAGGTCTGAAAGAGGCTTCGTTGTCGCTGTCCCTCACGTCGAGGGCCCCCACGGGACACGAAGCTCCAGATGTTCacaaacatttatggaacatCCACTACAGTCCGGCCCCGAGACTCTAAAGGACTCGGGCACTGCCCGCCCTAAAGAAGCTCCGGGTAGTCGGTGGGGCTTCACCAACTCTGACGAAGTAGGCAGCATTTAATCCACACTTGACAGCCAGGTACTAGAACAAAGAAACGTGTTCGGGAGGGAACCCTAACGGAGCAACACCAAGTTTGTCTTCGGCCACGCCCCGCGGCTTCTGTGACGGGTACCTCTCCGCACCTGGGCGCCCCgggcgccccgcccccgcccccgcccccgcccggagGCTTGCCTTCCGCCCCGCAGCCCTATTCCCGGCTCCCATTGGCTGCGGAAGGAGGCGGCGAGCCAATACCCGCACACTTTAACGCCCCCCGCCTGAGATCACTTCCGCCTCCGGGCCAGGCCCCGCCCCGCTCGCCCGGCGTCGCGGAGCGGCGGAATCAAGATGGAGGAGTATGCGCGCGAGCCTTGGTGAGCCAGCCCGCTGCCCGCCGCCTGCCCCTCTGCCACTGCCCGGCCCCCGGAGCGAGGCCGCTCTCAGCCGCGGGCTCGGCGGCGCCGGGGGCCGTGGGCACCCGGGCGTGAGCAGCCGGCTAGTCAGCGGGGGCCGCGGGGCCGCGCCGGGTGACCTTGCGGCAATTCGAGGGCGCCCCGGCTCGGCTGTGTGGCCCCGGCCCCTGCCCGGCCCGCGGGTCGGGAGCAGCCCCTCTGCCCGCCGGCGACCTTGGGCTCGTCCTTGCGCTCGGGCGGCTCGGCCTgcgtggggagggggcggtgCCCGGGGAGGGTCCGCGTGGGCGCGGCGGCCGCGGTCCGGGCTGGGGTTTCCCCgtgggggaggggcggcgcgGTCGGGAAAACGGGGAGAGTAGCGTGTGTGAAAAGCCGGCGACGGGGGTCCGTTCATTCGGCATttagcggggggtgggggtggtctgTGCCCCGCGCTCGGTCGGTCCCAGGAATGAAAGCATAGAGGAGTCAGGCACGCGCACAGTTTAAGGCTTCGGAGGTCATGAGTGAAAAACCACATCTTGTTTTTAATCACCTATTAGTCACCTGTGTTTTTTGTAAGAGCAAGAACCAAGGTGTTCTCCAGCTGTGTGTAAGGGCCCAGGGCTTTACATTCTGACCTTCCAGCATTAGCCATGTTGCCTGCTTTGTGCATTTTTTCCTCCCTGAAATAAGATACAGAGTATGTTTCAGCGCCTCCCAGCTCTTTAAATTTATCTTCTCCAAAGGTAGTGGTCCCCCTTCCTGGGTTGTGCTCAGGTGTGCAGGACTCAGCGTGCTGTGCACTGCTGTTGTCACCTGCTCTTGGGTATGATATCGTGAAACAGGTTGGCATGAGGGGGAAATACTTGACTTTCTTGGGTTAAAGATGTTATGGGAATCATAAATTTTCATCTACTACTAAATTAGGTGGCCCCTTTGCTTTCTCAGTACATATGTCCTGAAGCAGTACAGTCAGTTGTCTTGTTGGTTTTATACTCAAAACTGCTTTGATCTTCTGGACTACCCTGTTTTCGTGAAGTCATCCGAGCTCCAACTATAAgcgtctttctcttccctctgcacCTGCCCCAACACCATAGGCAGCCTGAATTCTTTCAAACCTTCCACCTTTCATTTCTTGTTGTCAGGATCTTACCTGGCATCCTTAATGCCTTTTACAGTAGTTTCCTAGTTGCTTTCCTTCTCTTCAGTCCTTTTTAATACATCATAGGTACTTAATCGTCCTAAATACTTTTTAATCAcgtgttttgttttcagaagccTTAGTCTATAGGATATAGTGGAAAGAATTTGGGGCCTTTGGCGTACTAGATTTTGTATTTAAATTGGTTCTACCAGTTATTACCTGTTGACCTTGCGCAAGGTACTTAATCTGAGCTTCtgttcatgtataaaatggagagGAGACAGGGATACTCTTCTGCAAAGTTAAAAGATTAGGGAGTCTATAAGAAAATAAGCTAGCTTTCTTGAAAATCAGGTTATTTGCACTCTAAGGCACCTAAAACATAGTTGATACTTAGTAAATGATGACTTTAATCTTGTGGTTAGTTATTGGTTCCCTGTTGCCCTGTATTTGTCTGGCATTTACATTAGAGTCTGGCTTCAACCTTGCTTTTGTGTAGCCGTCACTTCCCTGCAGGAACCTTGATTTAGCCAGACTTGGTTCAGAGACTGTTTGCATCTTGCCGTTGTTTTGGACGTCCTCTCTGGCAATCCTGCGGCTGCTCTCTGATCTGAATCCTGCAgttctttactgattttttaaatactcaTTTTCATTCTAACTGATTATAGGATCATTTAGGATCAGTTGTTTAGAGTTAGTGACTCTCCTTTGtccttcctttttacttttttttttttggtcgcagcacgcagcttgtgggatcttagttccccaaccatggatcgaacctgggccccggcagtgaaagcaccgagtcttaacctctggaccaccagggaattccctatctctTTACTTCTATTAATGTTTCTACCATTTTGAAGAAATTTTCCTAATCCTTTTAGTCTCTCAGAgcactgcttctcaaacttttaaaGTGAAATCAAGTCACCCGTGGATTGTGTTAAGCTGTGGACTCTGATTTAGTAGGTCCTGAGGGGGACCTCCCCAGAGCCTGCACTTGTAACGAGTTCCCAGGTGTTGCTGATTTTGCATTCAGGCCTGCAGGAAGCCAGCCTTGGGTAGCAAGGCCCCGAAGCCTCAGGCTGACAGCTGGAACATCTGCCGCATGAGGTCGTCGTTCTGTGCGAGCTCCTGACTTGTGTTAGACTTGGAAAGGACAAGGTGTTTCGTATTTCTATCTGGCAAAGTGAGAAATTACTTATTATTTGGATTCTTCAGCAGCAACGATGCGCTGAACTCACACGGTTACTTGAGCAGTTGGATTGCGCATAGGGTCGTTATAGCATTTTACCCTCGAGACTGGAAAAGACGTTTATGAATTGAATTATTCAcagacttgtttttttttcttcttttggccatgccgcgaggcttgcgggatcttagttccccaaccaaggatcgaacccaggccaccacaggtgaaagtgctgagtcctaaccgctggactgccagggaattcccattcgCAGACTCTTTAAGAAGCCAGATTCCTAGAAGAGGGGTTCTGTTCTACTGATCAGATTACTCATGTCGTCGTGCTGCATGAGGGTGCTGCATTTGGAAGCCGGGTTTACACATTTAACCTCGAATTATCAGATGTTAGAGGTTACTAATGTGTGAAGTGGATCTGATACAAACTTAAGTTCCAGATGCTAACTTGGACTCAGTAAACccaaaaagaagttttaaaatttaaataatgtgtCGTCTTCTGCACCtgttgaaattttattctttgggtcTCAGCTTTAAATTTTGCTGCAGCTGGAGAGCTTTCCTTGGTCCCCCAGGCGACTGGGTCACCGTTGACTATTTGCTTTTCACGGTGCCTTAGAATAGAAGCACTAGTAGTTGAGCAAATGAATAAAGTGCTGTGAACAGTAGGGAGTTGGAGCCATTCAACTACAAGTTCATTCCCTGTAGCTTAGAAGACTTGGGCTGAATAGATGTGGACCTGTTTAGAATCCTTAATCTTTGTATTTTATGGGCCAGATGTTACTGGTTGCAGTGAGCCCTGCCCTGGAATCTGTTGTATATCCGTTGTTAACAAAGAGGGTTTTATGGTTTATAAATGAGAAATAcgctcatcttttttctttttttctctctttcccgtTCTTAGCCCCTGGCGCATTGTGGACGACTGTGGTGGGGCCTTTACGATGGGAACCATAGGTGGTGGGATCTTTCAAGCAATCAAAGGTTTTCGCAATTCTCCGGTGGTAAGTGGGTGAATGGTCTCATATCATCATTACTTGAGACCGTTTGCTAATGTCACTTGGGCCCCATCAGTGGGTTGGAAATGTGTTATACTCCTAATGTATTTTTGGttgcttccttttgtttccttatagGGAGTAAACCACAGACTACGAGGGAGTCTGACAGCTGTTAGAACCAGGGCTCCACAGTTGGGAGGTAAGCAGAATGTTTCCATTTGTACttcagatgatttttttcctgtttttttgaagatgaaatcctgttttttttccttcttttttagattatacCAGTTGGTGATTTTAGTTTGGTCTAAATAACAGCTTGTCACAAGTTAGTATCTATGCGAATTCTTGATTTATGATTTATTTGGAAAGTTAACTTGAATTGTTGCATCCATTTGAAATTGTCCTTCAAAAGCTCAGTGCGGTTTTGTTTCTGCTTGGTTTCATTTGATTTTCTCCCGTTATCCAGACAGTGTGTCCACAGCTCAGGTTTGTGAGGGTCAGGAGTGATAGCTTCTGGGTTAGCATGAAACTGAAGAGGATGTGAACAGAAGGATTAGGGTGTGTGAGAGGGACTGACGGAACTCATGGGGCTCCCTCCAGGTTTAGCTTTGGACATTGTGCTGAGGTCAGTGCAGAGGTGGAGAACGATTATGTCTATCACACTCTTGAAGCTTGGTAATTCAGAAGCTGGGAGAAGAGAGAATAAGAAATCTGGGAGCTTACATTTGCTTGCAAAGATACAGTCAGGCTGAAGAGACCACATGTAACACATGAAATGGACTTAGCACTTTTAGTCGTTCCTTAGTGATTTTGTGCGTCAGGAGAAATAATCATCTCTTTGTTTTCATagcatttgttttctttagaagATAGTGGCCAGTGTCGTCGTTTATTCAGTGcctgccacgtgccaggcactccAGGTGTTTTACAGGGTTGTTTTATTTAGTCCTCACAGCGACATAGGAGGTGAgtactgttatctccattttccagatgaggaaattgaggctccgaGGGTTGAAGTGATGGTGTatctgtttcctgtttttctccctgtaataATTGTACACCCTGGAAAGTAAACAGTGActaattttcctttgttttaatggTTACCGTGTTGTTTAAGAGTGataagtagttaaaaaaaaaaaaaagtacacaccaAACCCTGAACCTTTGATAAATGCAGAAGTCATACAGGTTTTAACAGGTTTCTTGAGAGGCTGCTTCTATCACATGCATTTTCGGTGAATAAAAAAAACAATCAGGTAACTGTCACAGTCAAGAAGAGCCTAAGGAGATAAGACTACTAAATGTTACGAGGTGTCCTGGAACAGAACAAGGacataaaaactaaggaaatctgaattaaGTATGGACGTTAGTTAATAATGTGTCAGTATTGGGTTGCTGTGACAAATGCATGGTGCTGATGTTAGATGCTGGGGAGACTGGATGTGGGGTATGTGGGAACTGTACCATCTTCACAGCTTTGCTGTGACTCTGAAACTAGTCTAAGAATAAAGGTTTGGTTAAAGAACAATCAGGGTGAAATAGAGGAAGAGTATGTTGTGTGAGTGAATTGGAATCAGGCTTTTTGAGGAAACTACTGAGGAATCTTCATGGagtcttgaattttaaaagtactggggggcttccctggtggcgcagtggttgggagtctgcctgccgatgcaggggacacgggttcgtgccccggtccgggaagatcccacatgccgcggagtggctgggcccgtgagccatggccactgggcctgtgcatccggagcctgtgctccgcaacgggagaggccacaacagtgagaggcccgcgtaccgcaaaaaaggaaaaggaaaaaaaaaaaaaaaaaaagtactgggatgggcttccctggtggcacagtggttgagagtccgcctgccaatgcaggggacacgggttcgtgccccggtctgggaagatcccacatgccgcggagcagctgggcccgtgagccatggccgctgggcctgcgcgtccggagcctgtgctccgcaacgggagaggccacagcggtgagaggcccgcataccatacacacacacaaaaaagtactGGGATGGCACTTCCAGTTTAATTCAGTGAGCGTTTACTGAGCTCTTCCAGTTAAGCTCCTGGGAAAAAGGCAGTGTGGGAAAGTTATAGTTGTGTCCTGAAAGGTCTTGTATTTTCATAGCAGAAATAAGACATGCTTTTGATGTGTCCCCATTATGCTTCCAGCCCTTCCTTGCATTTTGGAACAAGATGTtacaggctcatcttgtactttccctgCCTAAGTGTAGAGTCATCCGTCCCCAAGGAGCCCTGCTTCCTTCTAGTTGAGAATGGTACTTAGAAGCCAAAGTCTGGGCACTAAGTGTATCATTGCTGTGGGGCATTGCTGTTCGCAGGCCTTCTTAGGAATGTACTGTATATCTGTGAACACACACCACGTACACGTACATACACAAGTTTATGTCTGTGTTTCTATATGTCTATATGTGTTAGGAATCGTGGGTTCACAATGATACCTCTGAGTCCAGTCCAGCCCCACAGGTTCATTCTTCTTTCACTTTTCATATGAATACTTGGGCTAGGGCACCTTGTAACAGGCCACCCTTCCACATGGGCACGCTGATCTCCATGCTTGGGAGTGTCCTTCCTGCGGACGCCTCCTCGCCCTGCTCTGGCTGTGACTGCCCACACGTGGCCGGCCTTTTGTGTGGACTCAGTCTCCACTCTTATCAGCCACCATAGCTTACTCTGGCAGTCATTCTTGGGGTGGGCAGATATCAGATCCTTGTGAGGGAGTGGGAGAGCCTTGTTTGAGGAATTTGGTGAGATAATTCTAATACACCTGGACATATCTCTCTCCCAGGGCACAGAGCCACTGAGTTAGGACGGACTATTTCATCTGTATGTAGCATGTGGTATTTAGTGTTGGACCGAAAACGAGGAGGCTCATgcatagtttattattattttttaaacatatttatttggcTCCTCCGAgtctcagttgcggcacgtgggatgttcgttatggcatgcaggatctttagttgtggcatgcgggatctttttttttgttgcggcacgcgggatctttgttgccgttATGTGGGATCTTGAGTTGCGGCATgtgtgcgggatctagttccctgaccagggatcgaacctgggccccctgcattgggagcatggagtcttaaccactggaccaccagggaagtccctcgtgcATACTTTAACTGGTTGTATCTGCTGGATTTAACTCACAGGGTGAGCTCTGGGGAAGGGTGCTGGTGATGGTCTGGTTCAGGCAGTTGGCAGAACCCAGTTTATTGTCCTTATTGACACACTCCTGCTTCTGTGAGGTTTCAGAGGGTGAAGGATAACCTGACAAGAGCTCCTCAgtgcagtttttctttctttaatcttAATAAAAGAACTCTTCATAGAGTGTAGGTCATGTATATTCGTTTTAgaagatttggaaaataaaagcacaaagcaGTGAAATCGTCTTGTTATCATCTGTCACCCAGAGATGCTGACAATTAAAATCTTGGTGTTGCCTTTCTGTGTTTTGTGTGTACTTACACACGTGtatgtgtgggtttgttttttatttcacagAATAGTCACTGTGTTTAGGAAGAGTTTAAAGTGCAAAGTAATCTGGTTTAGGGTTGCTTTTAGTTTCATGCTTGAGGATTGAAGGATAGAAATGAGAGAGGAAAGGTAATTCCCATTCCCTCGAGGTTCCATAATTCAAACTGTTTGTATCACCCTTTTGCCCTGTATGTGTATTGGCTTACGCCTGTTGTACATCCCAGAATAGCCCGGTTTCTTTTGTGTTCACATCGGTGATTTTCGTAGAGCAGGTGCTTAGTGGCACtgactgaagaaaagaaaaatagaggtaAGGtgatgaaaagaaggaaggagggcacTTCTTAAACAGATACACACTCTCCTGAAAGGGGGTTTGAATGGGTTTAGCCCAACTCTTTTAGGCCTGGCCTATTTCTTTTAGGCTTTGGGCCGTTGCTGATTTCCCTGCTGACGTAGTACAGACCAGGCTTTATTAAAAAGAGAAGTATGCTGACTCCTGTTCGGTGCTTATTCAAACTTGCCTGCATGTGCTTGTGAGAGTCTTAAGAATATAGTGAGCGTTGTTAGTTAAGCTGGTTTCTGACTATTACATTTAAAggctaaaatataaaaactgaaacttatttgttttgtttgtaaataAAACAGGCAGCTTTGCCGTTTGGGGAGGCCTGTTTTCCATGATTGACTGCAGTATGGTTCAAGTCAGAGGGAAAGAAGATCCCTGGAACTCCATCACGAGTGGTGCCTTAACAGGAGCCATCCTGGCAGCAAGAAGTAAGCGGGCATAGACACACACATTGAAGCCAGCCTCTGCCTGCGTTTAAGGACATCTGTAATAGAGAGACGGAGCACTGTGTAACTGGGTATAGTGTGAGTGTGTATGGTGATTTGTGGGAAGAGTAAAAGGATCTCTTAACTTGGAATGTTGAGGACGAGGGAGCCTGGAGCTCTAACCAGTAATC
Protein-coding regions in this window:
- the TIMM17A gene encoding mitochondrial import inner membrane translocase subunit Tim17-A: MEEYAREPCPWRIVDDCGGAFTMGTIGGGIFQAIKGFRNSPVGVNHRLRGSLTAVRTRAPQLGGSFAVWGGLFSMIDCSMVQVRGKEDPWNSITSGALTGAILAARNGPVAMVGSAAMGGILLALIEGAGILLTRFASAQFPNGPPLAEDSSQLPSAQLPSSPFGDYQQYQ